A region from the Lysobacter antibioticus genome encodes:
- a CDS encoding AAA family ATPase, with protein MTAGKITAAGTTAVHNATILTDALRLALEQAQAQVNALVLGKAQAVRLAFVALLSDGHLLIEDLPGLGKTTLAHALAATLGLEFQRVQFTSDLLPADVVGVSVFDPQSRQFQFHPGPVFTQVLLADEINRAPPRTQSALLEAMAEHQVTVDGRTHPLPDPFFVIATQNPVDLSGTYPLPDSQLDRFLLRLQLGYPDEAAERDLLAGADRRNLIAQTKPVLSTDDVLAIRRAVDAVYVSDSLIHYVQALLARSRKHPGVRVGLSPRAGLALLRAARAYALLLGRAHVVPEDVQALFAAVASHRLVAEADAAPDIAKSILYAVTVD; from the coding sequence ATGACGGCAGGCAAGATCACAGCAGCAGGCACGACGGCTGTCCATAACGCGACCATCCTAACCGATGCCCTGCGCCTGGCCCTCGAACAAGCCCAGGCCCAGGTCAATGCCCTGGTGCTCGGCAAGGCGCAGGCGGTGCGCCTGGCTTTCGTCGCCTTGCTCTCCGACGGCCACCTGCTGATCGAAGATTTGCCCGGACTCGGCAAGACCACGCTGGCGCATGCACTGGCCGCGACCCTCGGCCTGGAATTCCAGCGCGTGCAGTTCACCTCCGACCTGTTGCCGGCCGACGTGGTCGGCGTGTCGGTGTTCGACCCGCAGTCGCGCCAGTTCCAGTTCCATCCCGGCCCGGTGTTCACCCAGGTCTTGCTCGCCGACGAAATCAACCGCGCGCCGCCGCGCACCCAGAGCGCATTGCTCGAGGCGATGGCCGAACACCAGGTCACCGTCGACGGCCGCACTCATCCGCTGCCCGACCCGTTCTTCGTCATCGCCACCCAGAACCCGGTCGATCTGTCCGGCACCTATCCCTTGCCGGATTCTCAGCTCGATCGCTTCCTGCTGCGACTGCAGCTCGGCTATCCCGACGAAGCCGCCGAACGCGACCTGCTCGCCGGCGCCGATCGCCGCAACCTGATCGCCCAGACCAAGCCGGTGTTGAGCACCGACGATGTGCTGGCGATCCGGCGCGCGGTCGACGCGGTCTATGTCAGCGACAGCCTCATCCACTACGTACAAGCCCTGCTAGCGCGCAGCCGCAAGCACCCCGGCGTGCGCGTCGGCCTGTCGCCGCGCGCCGGTCTGGCCCTGCTGCGCGCCGCACGCGCCTACGCGCTGTTGCTCGGCCGCGCCCACGTCGTTCCCGAAGACGTGCAGGCGTTGTTCGCCGCGGTCGCCTCGCACCGCCTGGTCGCCGAGGCCGACGCCGCGCCCGACATCGCTAAGTCCATCCTCTACGCCGTGACGGTGGATTGA
- a CDS encoding DUF58 domain-containing protein: MMSLTRPRRPEPLPARFDRRRIYVLPTGFGLFYGALLATMTLGALNYNNNPAFLLALLLGGAGLASLIAAQLQLTGLSIVAIDAEPVPAGMPLTVRVHARAAPDRLRRGLRVDDHGAAGIDAAVLDLEQGAGEAELRIATERRGWLDLPRLRISTTRPLGLARAWAHVWPEAPLLVYPTPEAHGPPLPVGGGDQAVTRLHPSGDDVHHLRAYRFGDARRAIAWKHSARRDTLLVREYEQPLGADVELEWHRLTGLGQEARISRLARWVDEAERDGCRYRLSLPNQPTLGPGTGPAHRHACLRALALMPYG, encoded by the coding sequence ATGATGTCGCTGACGCGTCCGCGCCGGCCCGAGCCCTTGCCGGCGCGCTTCGACCGCCGCCGCATCTACGTGCTGCCGACCGGTTTCGGCCTGTTCTACGGCGCCCTGCTCGCGACCATGACCCTGGGCGCGCTGAACTACAACAACAACCCGGCCTTCCTGCTCGCGCTGTTGCTCGGCGGCGCCGGGCTCGCCAGCCTGATCGCGGCGCAGCTGCAACTGACGGGTTTGAGCATCGTCGCGATCGACGCCGAACCGGTGCCGGCCGGCATGCCCCTGACCGTGCGCGTGCATGCGCGCGCCGCTCCCGACCGGCTGCGCCGCGGCCTGCGCGTCGACGACCACGGCGCGGCCGGCATCGATGCAGCCGTGCTCGATCTCGAGCAGGGCGCGGGCGAAGCCGAATTGCGCATCGCTACCGAGCGGCGCGGTTGGCTCGACCTGCCGCGCTTGCGCATATCGACGACCCGGCCGCTGGGCCTGGCCCGCGCCTGGGCGCATGTCTGGCCGGAAGCGCCGCTGCTGGTCTATCCGACCCCGGAAGCGCATGGCCCGCCGCTGCCGGTGGGCGGCGGCGATCAGGCGGTGACGCGACTCCACCCGAGCGGCGACGACGTCCATCACCTGCGCGCCTACCGTTTCGGCGATGCGCGTCGGGCCATCGCATGGAAACATTCGGCGCGGCGCGACACCTTGCTGGTGCGCGAATACGAACAGCCGCTCGGCGCCGACGTCGAACTCGAATGGCATCGTTTGACCGGCCTTGGCCAGGAGGCGCGGATCTCGCGCCTGGCGCGCTGGGTCGACGAGGCCGAACGCGACGGCTGCCGTTATCGCCTGAGCCTGCCGAACCAACCCACGCTTGGCCCCGGCACCGGGCCGGCGCATCGCCACGCTTGCCTGCGCGCACTGGCGCTGATGCCGTATGGCTAA
- a CDS encoding transglutaminase TgpA family protein: protein MAKPAAPALEPVTRRWALLAGASCLLPLLLQLPLQIAAVIAAAGVGIGVLSWRRPLPSALRLVLLLALIGTVLIMTGFALGRDTGCALLAAMFALKPSETHTLRDARSLIGFALFGPFATFLLDQGPLSLTLGLAAAMFALSTLQRLAEIESRPDPLRAVEPAQTHWQRLLAIGRLVAIGLPLALAVFWLFPRLSSPLWGVPERALARPGLSDRMSPGEMVDLMNDETVTLRARFRGKAPPTSQMYWRGPVLWNFDGREWTQPRWFQGLPAAPMRAGRTGWDYELEVEPTDTRQFVSLDLPREAPPGTRLSIDHGIYADRALTSLSRWRLQSAPPASYEPQLRETLRRAALSLPSGYNPRTLALAQRWRAEAGDNDAVIVDRALAMIRREFIYTLATPLLGRHSVDEFLFDHKAGFCEHFSSSFVVLMRAAGIPARVVTGYAGGYFNPVGNYWLVRRSDAHAWAEVWLQGRGWVRVDPTAAVAPERIYDTLADRRPGAGGLFGGIAGATPLFNLSDWLRRGWNDFVLGFDASRQQRMLQPFGVDRLDSGKLIALFVLFASLTLLWMVWLSSRGERERDPVLRAWHRLSRRYRRLGLEREAHEPALAWAERVTKARPDLGESLLRLSQHFSDWRYAGGQPGRREARELRNELVRALRAHRPGPTGERR, encoded by the coding sequence ATGGCTAAGCCCGCCGCTCCGGCGCTGGAGCCGGTCACCCGCCGTTGGGCCTTGCTGGCCGGCGCCAGTTGTCTGTTGCCGTTGCTGCTGCAATTGCCGCTGCAGATCGCCGCGGTGATCGCCGCGGCCGGCGTCGGCATCGGCGTGCTGTCGTGGCGCCGCCCCTTGCCGAGCGCCTTGCGCCTGGTGCTGTTGTTGGCGCTGATCGGCACCGTGCTGATCATGACCGGCTTCGCCCTCGGCCGCGACACCGGCTGCGCCCTGCTCGCTGCGATGTTCGCGCTGAAACCATCCGAAACCCATACCTTGCGCGACGCGCGCAGCCTGATCGGCTTCGCTCTGTTCGGTCCGTTCGCGACCTTCCTGCTCGACCAGGGACCGCTGTCGCTCACCCTCGGCCTGGCCGCGGCGATGTTCGCCTTGTCGACCCTGCAACGCCTGGCCGAAATCGAATCGCGCCCGGACCCGCTGCGCGCCGTCGAACCGGCGCAAACGCATTGGCAACGCCTGCTCGCGATCGGCCGCCTGGTGGCGATCGGATTGCCGCTGGCGCTGGCGGTGTTCTGGTTGTTCCCGCGCCTGAGCTCGCCGTTATGGGGCGTGCCCGAGCGCGCCCTCGCCCGCCCCGGCCTGTCCGACCGGATGAGCCCGGGCGAGATGGTCGACCTGATGAACGACGAGACCGTGACGCTGCGCGCACGCTTTCGCGGCAAGGCGCCGCCGACCTCGCAGATGTATTGGCGCGGGCCGGTGCTATGGAACTTCGACGGCCGCGAATGGACCCAGCCGCGCTGGTTCCAGGGCCTGCCGGCGGCACCGATGCGCGCAGGGCGCACCGGCTGGGACTACGAACTCGAAGTCGAACCCACCGACACGCGCCAGTTCGTCTCGCTCGATCTGCCGCGCGAAGCGCCGCCCGGCACGCGCCTGTCGATCGATCACGGCATCTACGCCGACCGTGCGCTGACCTCGCTGAGCCGCTGGCGCCTGCAATCGGCGCCGCCGGCGTCGTACGAGCCGCAGCTGCGCGAAACCCTGCGCCGCGCCGCCCTGTCCCTGCCCAGCGGCTACAACCCGCGCACCCTCGCCCTGGCGCAGCGCTGGCGCGCCGAAGCCGGCGACAACGATGCCGTCATCGTCGACCGCGCCCTGGCGATGATCCGCCGCGAATTCATCTACACCCTGGCCACGCCCTTGCTCGGCCGGCACTCGGTCGATGAGTTCCTGTTCGATCACAAGGCCGGCTTCTGCGAGCACTTCAGCTCCTCGTTCGTGGTCCTGATGCGCGCTGCCGGCATTCCCGCCCGCGTGGTCACCGGTTATGCCGGCGGCTATTTCAACCCGGTCGGCAACTACTGGCTGGTGCGCCGCTCCGACGCCCACGCCTGGGCCGAGGTCTGGCTGCAGGGGCGCGGCTGGGTGCGGGTGGACCCGACCGCCGCGGTCGCGCCGGAACGCATCTACGACACCCTCGCCGACCGCCGCCCCGGCGCCGGCGGGCTGTTCGGCGGCATCGCCGGGGCGACGCCGTTGTTCAACCTCAGCGACTGGCTGCGCCGCGGCTGGAACGATTTCGTGCTCGGTTTCGACGCCAGCCGCCAGCAGCGCATGCTGCAGCCGTTCGGCGTCGACCGCCTCGACAGCGGCAAACTGATCGCCCTGTTCGTGCTGTTCGCCAGCCTCACCCTGCTGTGGATGGTCTGGCTCAGCAGCCGCGGCGAGCGCGAGCGCGACCCGGTCCTGCGCGCCTGGCACCGGCTGTCGCGCCGTTACCGCCGCCTCGGATTGGAGCGCGAGGCGCACGAGCCGGCGCTGGCCTGGGCTGAACGTGTGACGAAGGCCCGCCCCGATTTGGGCGAAAGCCTGCTCCGGCTCAGCCAACATTTCAGCGATTGGCGGTACGCTGGTGGCCAACCCGGGCGGCGCGAGGCCCGAGAACTGCGCAATGAACTGGTCCGGGCGCTACGCGCACACCGCCCCGGCCCCACTGGAGAACGTCGATGA
- a CDS encoding Slp family lipoprotein: MKLRLALLAAGVALISACASQPKPLQGAFTALTPSDAAAQDSTGAVVRWGGRIVNVEPQANRTCFEMISTRLGDSGRPYWATDDTGGRFLACRAGFYDPALFERNREVTFTGRISGYQSRRIGEYDYRFPQLDADVVYLWPVRERVDVIERPAPWPWWGWW; encoded by the coding sequence ATGAAGCTCCGACTTGCCTTACTCGCTGCCGGCGTCGCGCTGATCAGCGCCTGCGCCTCGCAGCCCAAACCGTTGCAGGGGGCGTTCACCGCCCTGACCCCGTCCGACGCCGCGGCCCAGGACAGCACCGGCGCCGTCGTGCGCTGGGGCGGCCGCATCGTCAACGTCGAACCGCAGGCCAACCGCACCTGCTTCGAGATGATCTCCACCCGCCTGGGCGACTCCGGCCGGCCGTACTGGGCCACCGACGACACCGGCGGCCGCTTCCTCGCCTGCCGCGCCGGCTTCTACGACCCGGCCCTGTTCGAGCGCAACCGCGAAGTGACCTTCACCGGCCGCATCTCCGGTTACCAGTCGCGCCGCATCGGCGAATACGACTACCGTTTCCCGCAGCTCGATGCCGACGTCGTCTATCTGTGGCCGGTGCGCGAGCGCGTCGACGTGATCGAACGCCCGGCGCCGTGGCCGTGGTGGGGCTGGTGGTGA
- a CDS encoding histidine triad nucleotide-binding protein: MTDTTIFGKIIRREIPADVVYEDDDLIAFRDIAPQAPVHVLFVPKTPIATLNDLQAEQAVVVGRLAHAAAAFAQREGFAEDGYRLVMNCNGDGGQTVFQIHLHLLAGAQLGRFGTPR, translated from the coding sequence ATGACCGACACCACCATCTTCGGCAAGATCATCCGTCGCGAGATTCCCGCCGACGTCGTCTACGAGGACGACGACCTGATCGCGTTCCGCGACATCGCGCCGCAGGCGCCGGTGCACGTGTTGTTCGTGCCGAAGACGCCGATCGCCACGCTTAACGATCTGCAGGCCGAGCAGGCCGTGGTCGTCGGCCGCCTGGCCCATGCTGCCGCCGCGTTCGCCCAGCGCGAAGGCTTCGCGGAGGACGGCTACCGTTTGGTCATGAACTGCAACGGCGACGGCGGCCAGACCGTGTTCCAGATCCACCTGCACCTGCTCGCAGGCGCCCAGCTCGGCCGCTTCGGCACTCCGCGCTGA
- the recR gene encoding recombination mediator RecR, whose amino-acid sequence MSSRLLEQLIDAFRVLPGVGQKSAQRMAYHVLERERSGGQRLSDALAEAIEKIGHCARCRDFSETEVCATCASGSRDAHLLCAVESPADRLAIEQATGYRGLYFILQGRLSPLDGIGPRELGLDTLATRLAEGEVQELIIATNPTVEGEATAHYLAQLARQHQVRPSRLAHGVPLGGELEYVDRGTLSHAFGSRSEVPQ is encoded by the coding sequence ATGAGCAGCCGCCTGCTCGAACAGCTGATCGACGCCTTCCGGGTGCTGCCCGGCGTCGGTCAGAAGTCGGCCCAGCGCATGGCCTACCACGTGCTCGAACGCGAGCGCAGCGGCGGCCAGCGTTTGTCGGATGCGCTCGCCGAGGCGATCGAGAAGATCGGCCATTGCGCGCGTTGCCGCGATTTCAGCGAGACCGAAGTCTGCGCGACCTGCGCCAGCGGTTCGCGCGATGCGCATCTGCTGTGCGCGGTGGAATCGCCGGCCGACCGCCTGGCGATCGAACAAGCCACCGGTTATCGCGGCCTGTATTTCATCCTGCAAGGGCGCCTGAGCCCGCTCGACGGCATCGGCCCGCGCGAGCTCGGCCTGGACACCTTGGCCACGCGTCTGGCCGAGGGCGAGGTGCAGGAACTCATCATCGCCACCAATCCCACCGTCGAGGGCGAGGCCACCGCGCATTACCTGGCCCAACTCGCCCGCCAGCACCAAGTGCGGCCGAGCCGGCTCGCCCACGGCGTGCCGCTCGGCGGCGAACTCGAATACGTCGACCGCGGCACCCTCTCGCATGCCTTCGGCAGCCGCAGCGAAGTGCCGCAGTAG
- a CDS encoding YbaB/EbfC family nucleoid-associated protein, producing the protein MRGNIAQLMQQAQKMQENVQRAQEELAKIEVTGSAGGGMVSVTLTGRMDCRKVRIDPSVLADQEMVEDLIAAAFNDAVNKINSESQAKMSAATAGMPMPPGMKLPF; encoded by the coding sequence ATGCGCGGCAACATCGCCCAACTCATGCAACAGGCGCAGAAGATGCAGGAAAACGTGCAGCGCGCCCAGGAAGAATTGGCCAAGATCGAAGTCACCGGCAGCGCCGGCGGCGGCATGGTCAGCGTGACCCTCACCGGCCGCATGGACTGCCGCAAGGTGCGCATCGACCCGAGCGTGCTGGCCGACCAGGAAATGGTCGAAGACCTGATCGCCGCGGCGTTCAACGATGCGGTCAACAAGATCAACAGCGAATCGCAGGCGAAGATGTCGGCCGCGACCGCCGGCATGCCGATGCCCCCGGGCATGAAGCTGCCGTTCTGA
- a CDS encoding prolyl oligopeptidase family serine peptidase, whose amino-acid sequence MSSMSQTCQSLLFAAGIAAASASGAATAKEAAMNDSYAWLEEVEGKRSLEWVQARNAKTEAELAATPQFKQLESDIRAILDSNAKIPGVEKIGAYYYNFWKDAQHQRGLWRRTTLEEYRKDQPKWETVIDLDALNREENEQWVWHGADCLRPDYQRCLVALSRGGSDADVTREFDLTTKAWVKDGFVRPEAKGSLNWIDRDHVYVATDFGPGSMTTSGYARVVKLWKRGTPMASASLVYEGKPTDMMIGAMHDHTPGFERDFVQRTLAFYNDELYLRGADGKLSKIDLPNSANKYVHREWLIAELRDPYEAGGKKYASGSLIAIKFDDFQAGKRDFTTLFAPTQTTSLANAVWTRNHLILNVLDDVKYKLSVLTPGEGEWKREAFAGAPTFGTVMVGAVDSDESDAVWLSASDYLTPSTLAMGEVGKSAKAPEVLKTMPTFFDASKNTIEQHFAKSKDGTRVPYFLVRPKDLKLDGSAPTLLYGYGGFEISLTPSYSGGIGKGWLEKGGVYAVANIRGGGEYGPRWHQAALKANRHKAYEDFAAVGQDLIARKITSTPHLGVQGGSNGGLLTGNMLTQYPDLFGAVVVQVPLLDMKRYSHLLAGASWMAEYGDPDTADWSFIQGFSPYHLFDAKREYPPVIFMTSTKDDRVHPGHARKMAAKMLDAGKNVRYYENIEGGHGGAANNAQQAHMNALAFTFLWEQLAK is encoded by the coding sequence ATGTCCTCGATGTCGCAGACCTGTCAATCCCTGCTGTTCGCAGCAGGTATCGCCGCCGCCTCGGCCTCTGGTGCCGCAACCGCCAAGGAGGCCGCCATGAACGATTCCTACGCTTGGCTCGAAGAGGTCGAGGGCAAGCGCTCGCTCGAATGGGTCCAGGCGCGCAACGCCAAGACCGAGGCCGAACTCGCCGCCACCCCGCAGTTCAAGCAGCTCGAGTCCGACATCCGCGCGATCCTCGACTCCAACGCCAAGATCCCCGGGGTCGAGAAGATCGGCGCCTACTACTACAACTTCTGGAAGGACGCGCAACACCAGCGCGGCCTGTGGCGCCGCACCACGCTCGAGGAATACCGCAAGGACCAGCCGAAGTGGGAGACCGTGATCGACCTCGACGCGCTCAACCGCGAAGAGAACGAGCAGTGGGTCTGGCACGGCGCCGACTGCCTGCGTCCGGACTATCAGCGCTGCCTGGTCGCGCTGTCGCGCGGCGGCTCCGATGCCGACGTCACCCGCGAGTTCGACCTGACCACCAAGGCCTGGGTCAAGGACGGTTTCGTCCGTCCCGAGGCCAAGGGCAGCCTGAACTGGATCGACCGCGACCACGTCTACGTCGCCACCGATTTCGGCCCCGGCTCGATGACCACCTCGGGCTATGCGCGCGTGGTCAAGCTGTGGAAGCGCGGCACGCCGATGGCCTCGGCCAGCCTGGTCTACGAGGGCAAGCCGACCGACATGATGATCGGCGCCATGCACGATCACACCCCGGGTTTCGAGCGCGATTTCGTCCAGCGCACGCTCGCCTTCTATAACGACGAGCTGTACCTGCGCGGCGCCGACGGCAAGCTGAGCAAGATCGATCTGCCGAACTCGGCCAACAAGTACGTCCACCGCGAATGGCTGATCGCCGAGCTGCGCGATCCCTATGAAGCCGGCGGCAAGAAGTACGCTTCCGGCAGCCTGATCGCGATCAAGTTCGACGACTTCCAGGCCGGCAAGCGCGACTTCACCACCTTGTTCGCGCCGACGCAGACCACCTCGCTGGCGAACGCGGTGTGGACCCGCAATCACCTGATCCTCAACGTGCTCGACGACGTCAAGTACAAGCTCAGCGTGCTGACCCCGGGCGAGGGCGAGTGGAAGCGCGAGGCCTTCGCCGGTGCGCCGACCTTCGGCACGGTCATGGTCGGCGCGGTCGATTCCGACGAAAGCGACGCGGTCTGGCTCAGTGCCAGCGACTACCTGACCCCCAGCACCCTGGCGATGGGCGAAGTCGGCAAGAGCGCCAAGGCGCCTGAAGTGCTGAAGACCATGCCGACCTTTTTCGACGCGTCGAAGAACACGATCGAGCAGCACTTCGCCAAGAGCAAGGACGGCACCCGCGTGCCGTACTTCCTGGTGCGGCCGAAGGACCTCAAGCTCGACGGCAGCGCGCCGACCCTGCTGTACGGCTACGGCGGCTTCGAGATCTCGCTGACCCCGAGCTATTCCGGCGGCATCGGCAAGGGCTGGTTGGAGAAGGGCGGCGTGTATGCGGTCGCCAACATCCGCGGCGGCGGCGAGTACGGCCCGCGCTGGCACCAGGCCGCGCTCAAGGCCAACCGCCACAAGGCCTATGAGGACTTCGCCGCGGTCGGCCAGGACCTGATCGCGCGCAAGATCACCAGCACCCCGCACCTGGGCGTGCAGGGCGGCAGCAACGGCGGCCTGCTCACCGGCAACATGCTGACCCAATACCCGGACCTGTTCGGTGCGGTCGTGGTGCAGGTGCCGCTGCTCGACATGAAGCGCTACAGCCATCTGCTGGCCGGCGCCTCGTGGATGGCCGAATACGGCGATCCGGACACGGCCGACTGGTCGTTCATCCAGGGCTTCTCGCCGTACCACCTGTTCGACGCCAAGCGCGAGTACCCGCCGGTGATCTTCATGACCTCGACCAAGGACGACCGCGTCCATCCGGGCCATGCGCGCAAGATGGCGGCGAAGATGCTCGATGCCGGCAAGAACGTGCGTTATTACGAGAACATCGAAGGCGGCCACGGCGGTGCGGCCAACAACGCCCAGCAGGCGCACATGAACGCGCTGGCCTTCACCTTCCTGTGGGAACAACTGGCCAAGTGA